In a single window of the uncultured Dysgonomonas sp. genome:
- a CDS encoding L,D-transpeptidase — translation MAKITTTLLVITILILNSCRQKNVDPQPTDPPSQDTVAVKDEDETKKIDTVTVEKELLYDKYTLEDTYPYKDTTRRFQWEKIKAGLKTIDSMQIEHSSWGILQNYRNNNGEAPLVKEYHRNVYKRISDNYDVERYQSVPLYSLQDTIVPERYGRDGSLVKLIKGTDSTKFEKIETVYFPGEWLVPRKYVKEIADSIAFRSAIFVDRINENVVTLQKVGDKWMIRSMNPVTTGLHKPPHQQETPLGMFVIQEKKYKMFFLVDGTTETGGFAPYASRFTNGGYLHGVPVNAPRKDFIEYSASLGTTPRSHMCVRNATSHAKFIYDTFPVEGTVVFVIE, via the coding sequence ATGGCTAAAATAACTACGACTCTCCTAGTTATCACTATTCTTATATTAAATTCGTGCAGGCAGAAAAATGTTGATCCCCAACCCACAGATCCCCCCTCGCAAGATACGGTGGCTGTAAAGGATGAAGATGAGACAAAGAAAATAGATACAGTCACCGTAGAAAAGGAACTTCTCTACGATAAGTACACGCTCGAAGATACTTACCCCTACAAAGATACCACAAGGCGGTTTCAGTGGGAGAAGATCAAAGCAGGGCTGAAAACCATAGATTCCATGCAGATAGAGCATTCGTCGTGGGGCATTCTGCAAAACTACAGGAACAACAACGGGGAAGCCCCGCTGGTAAAAGAATATCACCGCAATGTATATAAACGCATATCCGACAATTACGATGTAGAACGTTACCAGTCGGTACCCTTATATTCCCTTCAGGACACCATCGTTCCCGAACGTTACGGCAGGGACGGATCGCTGGTGAAACTGATAAAAGGAACAGACAGCACAAAGTTTGAAAAAATAGAGACCGTATACTTCCCCGGTGAATGGCTGGTTCCCCGTAAGTATGTGAAAGAGATAGCAGATAGTATAGCCTTCCGCAGTGCCATATTTGTAGACCGCATCAATGAGAATGTGGTTACACTGCAAAAGGTGGGCGACAAGTGGATGATAAGAAGCATGAACCCTGTCACTACCGGATTGCATAAACCTCCCCATCAGCAGGAGACTCCACTGGGGATGTTCGTCATACAGGAAAAGAAGTATAAGATGTTTTTCCTTGTCGACGGTACTACCGAAACAGGCGGCTTTGCTCCTTACGCCAGCCGGTTTACCAATGGCGGATACCTGCACGGCGTGCCGGTGAATGCTCCCCGCAAAGATTTTATAGAATACAGCGCTTCGCTGGGTACTACTCCACGGTCGCATATGTGTGTGCGCAATGCTACTTCGCATGCCAAATTTATCTATGATACTTTCCCTGTGGAAGGTACAGTGGTATTTGTGATAGAATAA
- a CDS encoding DUF4421 family protein has product MPALIKKRNRLSRGRYITILIFWVLVSQYGFSQTDSTYIGFFEQPLSVRTYFMDKFTVLSHQQGDHDDETSYRSNAPFGIGFGFSYKNVSLSGAYGFDFMRDKKRGKTRSFDFQYHHYGRKFVYDIFFQNYKGLYTEPENDKYELYPDIKLKQYGVYGQYVFNGNKFSYPAAFNQSEKQLKSAGSFLLGGAVYFNEARADSSLVFDGGHKLKNYQVGVNGGYAYTWVANKRIYVSLSLSVAANVGFENIDGRKNRVKVYPSVFPRFSMGYNHDTWSVGASVVNNRVYILYTAPSKMAFDAGAIQFSVIKRFGKAPKFLENQKIIDKYNEYRFW; this is encoded by the coding sequence ATGCCGGCATTAATCAAAAAACGAAACCGCTTATCGAGAGGCAGGTATATCACTATATTGATATTTTGGGTACTTGTGTCCCAATACGGATTTTCACAGACCGACAGTACCTATATAGGTTTCTTTGAACAACCTCTTTCGGTGCGTACCTACTTCATGGATAAATTTACCGTGCTTTCGCATCAGCAAGGCGACCACGACGATGAAACCTCTTACCGCTCCAATGCTCCTTTTGGCATCGGCTTTGGCTTTTCGTACAAAAATGTCTCGCTGAGCGGTGCCTACGGTTTCGATTTCATGCGTGACAAGAAGCGGGGAAAGACCCGCTCATTCGACTTCCAGTACCATCATTACGGGCGTAAGTTTGTCTACGATATATTCTTCCAGAACTATAAAGGCTTATATACCGAACCCGAAAACGATAAATATGAATTGTACCCCGACATAAAGCTGAAACAATACGGAGTATATGGGCAGTACGTCTTCAACGGCAATAAGTTTTCCTATCCGGCGGCCTTCAATCAGAGCGAAAAGCAATTGAAATCGGCGGGGAGTTTCCTACTTGGAGGTGCAGTGTATTTCAACGAAGCCCGCGCCGATAGTTCACTGGTGTTTGATGGCGGCCATAAACTAAAAAATTATCAGGTGGGTGTAAACGGAGGTTATGCCTATACGTGGGTTGCCAACAAGCGGATATATGTTTCGCTGTCTCTTTCGGTGGCGGCGAATGTAGGTTTTGAAAATATAGACGGAAGAAAAAACAGGGTGAAAGTATATCCATCCGTTTTTCCCCGCTTCTCGATGGGATACAACCACGACACGTGGTCGGTAGGAGCATCGGTGGTCAACAACCGGGTGTATATTCTCTATACTGCCCCTTCAAAAATGGCATTCGATGCGGGAGCAATCCAGTTCTCGGTTATCAAGCGATTTGGAAAAGCGCCTAAGTTCCTCGAAAACCAGAAGATAATAGATAAATATAACGAATACAGGTTTTGGTAA
- a CDS encoding DUF3800 domain-containing protein, with protein MSKTFNIYCDESTHLKNDGHPFMVLGYVSIAYPQIQMAKEQIKAIKEKHKYIGELKWTNIHESTFSLYNELIDYFFMTDMKFRAVIVDKTQIDEDREDYSFNDFYFRMYYQLLHHQTDLENEYNVFFDIKDTCSHNKLHKLKDILKWNSSIRHFQFLRSHESCFIQLADILMGAINYNLRIEKGELAGKVIAKRKIVDKIKDHTNISLNKTTPLINKKFNLFFISLK; from the coding sequence ATGTCTAAAACATTTAATATTTATTGTGATGAAAGTACACATCTAAAGAATGATGGACATCCATTTATGGTCTTGGGATATGTAAGCATTGCTTATCCTCAAATACAAATGGCAAAAGAGCAAATAAAAGCTATTAAAGAAAAGCATAAATATATTGGCGAATTAAAGTGGACAAATATACATGAATCTACATTTTCTCTTTATAATGAACTGATCGATTATTTTTTCATGACCGATATGAAATTTAGAGCTGTAATAGTAGACAAAACACAAATTGATGAAGATCGGGAGGATTATTCTTTCAATGATTTTTATTTCAGAATGTATTATCAATTATTACATCATCAGACAGACCTGGAAAATGAATATAATGTATTTTTTGACATCAAGGATACTTGTAGTCACAATAAATTACACAAACTCAAAGATATATTGAAATGGAACTCATCAATAAGACATTTTCAATTTCTTCGATCCCATGAGAGTTGCTTTATCCAACTAGCAGATATACTGATGGGAGCTATTAATTATAATTTAAGAATAGAAAAAGGAGAACTCGCGGGTAAGGTTATTGCAAAAAGAAAGATTGTAGACAAAATAAAAGACCATACAAACATCTCATTAAATAAAACAACACCACTGATTAATAAGAAGTTTAATTTATTCTTTATCTCGTTAAAATAA
- a CDS encoding alpha-L-fucosidase: MKKVLFSLLLISFIIPRMNSQEIVQKTDTRWFEDARFGMFVHFGPYSVLGAGEWVMNTRPVKGKDYMRLQTLFNPQAFDAKEWVRIAKNAGMKYITFTSRHHDGFSNWDTKQSDWNIMNTPYGKDLIKQLSDECRKQDMKLVLYYSLLDWMRTDYQYETGRTGKAAGRTEKSNWQSYINFMKAQLTELLTNYEIAGIWFDGHWDQTEDENRTDHTTHVDWHYPEIYKLIHTLRPGCLVANNHHLPPFAGEDYQIFERDVPGENKSGYSGQEVSRLPLETCETINGAWGFNITDDNFKSTKELLHLLIRTAGTGANLLLNVGPMPDGQIQPECVQRLQEMGKWMDKYGYTIYGTEQGFVKPQKWGAVTKIGKTYYIHILDKDTKSVTLNIPDIKSAKWINISAQPEWKKDKKTGDVTFSFAGGLDETDSIIEIVLK, translated from the coding sequence ATGAAAAAAGTATTATTCAGCTTATTGCTCATTTCGTTTATAATTCCCCGCATGAATAGTCAGGAAATAGTGCAAAAAACCGATACCAGATGGTTCGAAGACGCCCGTTTCGGTATGTTTGTACACTTTGGCCCGTATAGTGTGCTGGGAGCCGGAGAATGGGTGATGAACACCCGCCCCGTAAAAGGGAAAGACTATATGCGCCTGCAAACCCTGTTCAATCCGCAAGCTTTCGATGCCAAAGAATGGGTCAGGATAGCCAAAAATGCAGGGATGAAATATATCACGTTCACCTCCCGCCATCACGATGGCTTCAGCAACTGGGATACGAAACAGTCGGACTGGAACATAATGAATACGCCTTACGGAAAAGACCTTATAAAGCAATTATCAGACGAATGCCGTAAACAGGACATGAAGCTGGTATTGTATTATTCCCTTCTCGACTGGATGCGTACCGATTACCAGTACGAAACAGGGCGCACGGGAAAGGCGGCGGGACGTACCGAGAAAAGCAACTGGCAGTCGTATATCAACTTTATGAAAGCACAACTGACCGAACTGCTTACCAATTATGAGATTGCCGGCATATGGTTCGACGGACACTGGGATCAGACCGAAGATGAAAACCGCACCGACCATACCACGCATGTAGACTGGCACTATCCCGAGATATACAAACTCATCCACACCCTTCGTCCGGGATGCCTGGTAGCCAATAACCACCATCTGCCGCCATTTGCAGGAGAAGACTACCAGATATTTGAACGCGACGTACCGGGTGAGAACAAATCGGGATATAGCGGACAGGAAGTATCACGCCTGCCGCTCGAAACCTGTGAAACAATAAACGGCGCATGGGGCTTCAACATTACCGACGATAATTTCAAATCCACAAAAGAGCTTCTACATCTGCTGATACGCACTGCCGGAACGGGTGCTAACCTCCTGCTGAACGTAGGACCTATGCCCGACGGACAGATACAGCCCGAATGCGTGCAACGCCTGCAGGAGATGGGCAAATGGATGGACAAGTACGGATATACGATATACGGTACGGAGCAGGGCTTTGTAAAACCTCAGAAATGGGGCGCAGTGACAAAAATCGGTAAAACGTATTATATTCACATACTGGATAAAGACACAAAATCCGTTACGCTGAATATACCGGACATTAAATCGGCAAAATGGATTAATATATCTGCGCAACCCGAATGGAAGAAAGATAAAAAAACAGGAGATGTCACTTTTTCATTCGCCGGAGGGTTAGATGAAACAGATTCCATTATAGAAATAGTGCTAAAATAA
- a CDS encoding SRPBCC domain-containing protein has protein sequence MEHEKKEITVKVQVNLSPHIVWEYWTAPEHIVNWNCASDDWHTPTAVNDLQQGGWFRWRMEAKDRSAGFDFEGRYDEIVPNEKIIYTMADGRRVKILFTNVDNNTLITETFDTETLNPADMQRAGWQAILDRFKYYVELNEK, from the coding sequence ATGGAACACGAAAAGAAAGAAATCACCGTAAAAGTTCAGGTCAACCTGTCGCCCCATATCGTGTGGGAATACTGGACAGCCCCCGAACACATAGTCAACTGGAACTGTGCGTCTGACGACTGGCATACACCTACCGCCGTCAACGATCTTCAGCAGGGCGGGTGGTTCAGGTGGCGTATGGAAGCCAAAGACCGCAGCGCAGGTTTCGACTTTGAAGGACGGTACGATGAGATTGTGCCAAACGAAAAGATAATATATACAATGGCCGACGGACGCAGGGTAAAGATATTATTCACCAATGTGGATAATAATACCCTGATCACAGAGACATTCGATACCGAAACCCTGAATCCGGCAGATATGCAACGTGCCGGATGGCAGGCCATCCTCGACAGGTTTAAATATTATGTGGAATTGAACGAGAAATAA
- a CDS encoding GNAT family N-acetyltransferase yields MKIISVKETPEYKDKAIDYISSKWSASRIIYDDCISHCLTSASPVPQWYLLEKENEIIGCAGLVTNDFISRMDLYPWVCAVFIEEKHRGNAYGSLLLEKAKEDSRKAGFHSLYLCTSHIGFYEKYGFRYIGQGYHPWDEESRIYEFAGL; encoded by the coding sequence ATGAAGATAATATCCGTCAAAGAGACTCCCGAATATAAAGATAAAGCGATAGATTATATAAGCAGCAAATGGTCGGCTTCCCGAATCATTTATGATGATTGTATTTCCCATTGTCTTACATCTGCTAGCCCAGTTCCCCAATGGTATCTGTTAGAGAAAGAAAATGAAATAATAGGATGTGCAGGACTGGTAACAAACGATTTTATCAGCCGCATGGATTTATACCCCTGGGTATGTGCTGTATTTATTGAAGAAAAGCACAGGGGAAATGCATATGGTTCTCTCTTGCTGGAGAAAGCGAAGGAGGATTCCCGTAAAGCAGGTTTCCACAGCCTTTATCTTTGCACGAGCCATATCGGTTTTTACGAAAAATATGGATTCCGGTATATCGGGCAAGGCTATCATCCCTGGGACGAAGAATCTCGGATATATGAGTTTGCGGGTCTCTGA
- a CDS encoding DUF6146 family protein codes for MNKQSITFLFLMLFALQMTYSQVSAVRGQITWAKDRRVLPAVMVTNTSRQIKSFSDGKGNYTIRAAMGDTLRYSLIGFKIKQIVVDSPVCDIALDADKHTMDKTNPESIYSLIEKRDDNIYLVDDNVISKDSLIRIDPSTIESISILKDGDMHPIDKPLTISIKLKPVYEAIVMESGYETFLVTQRPKNFYTESSLKTKNVFLVNEWNYRCDNPMLYSPLIYEAKIDYNPQNEYGLDVEYRLYMFFRYMDKKYRLGLEYR; via the coding sequence ATGAATAAACAAAGCATTACATTTCTGTTCTTGATGTTGTTTGCTTTACAAATGACATATTCGCAAGTATCGGCAGTGAGGGGACAGATAACTTGGGCAAAAGATAGAAGGGTACTACCGGCTGTTATGGTAACCAATACATCGCGACAAATAAAAAGTTTCTCGGATGGCAAAGGTAATTATACAATACGTGCGGCGATGGGCGATACGCTCCGTTACTCGCTGATAGGATTTAAGATCAAGCAGATAGTTGTAGACAGCCCTGTGTGTGATATTGCCCTCGATGCAGACAAACACACTATGGATAAGACGAATCCCGAATCTATTTATTCCCTTATAGAGAAACGGGATGACAATATTTATCTGGTCGACGACAATGTGATCTCAAAAGATTCGTTGATTAGGATAGATCCTTCCACAATAGAATCTATCAGTATACTCAAAGACGGGGATATGCACCCTATCGATAAGCCTTTAACCATAAGCATCAAATTGAAACCCGTCTACGAAGCCATCGTTATGGAATCCGGCTATGAAACATTCCTGGTTACTCAACGGCCGAAAAACTTCTATACGGAGTCGTCACTGAAGACTAAAAACGTATTCCTTGTCAATGAATGGAATTACCGATGCGACAATCCCATGCTATACAGCCCGCTGATCTATGAAGCAAAAATAGATTACAATCCTCAGAACGAATACGGGCTGGATGTGGAATACCGCCTGTATATGTTTTTCAGGTATATGGATAAAAAATACAGGCTGGGACTCGAATATAGATGA
- a CDS encoding class I SAM-dependent methyltransferase, which produces MNSDYKVGDLIYDANMYDGMNTFLLDLQFYKKWLPKNKGAKILELCCGTGRLTIPIAKDGYDISGLDYTSSMLEQAKVKAAEAGLDIRFIEADIRTFDLQEKYDLIFIPFNSIHHLYKNEDLFKAFNAVKKHLKNGGLFLLDCFNPNIQYIVEGEKEQKEIAGYTTEDGREVLIKQTMRYENKTQVNRIEWHYYINGEFDSIQNLDMRMFFPQELDSYLERNGFDIIHKYGGFEEEPFDDKSEKQAFVCR; this is translated from the coding sequence ATGAATAGCGATTATAAAGTTGGCGATTTGATTTACGATGCAAATATGTATGATGGGATGAATACCTTTCTACTTGATTTGCAATTTTATAAAAAGTGGCTACCGAAGAATAAGGGTGCTAAAATACTTGAACTATGCTGTGGTACAGGCCGGCTGACTATTCCCATTGCAAAGGATGGTTATGATATCAGCGGGCTTGATTACACATCTTCAATGCTTGAACAGGCAAAAGTTAAAGCTGCTGAAGCAGGATTAGATATTCGTTTTATTGAGGCAGATATCAGGACTTTTGATTTACAGGAAAAATACGACCTTATCTTTATCCCGTTCAATTCAATCCATCATTTATATAAGAATGAAGATTTATTTAAGGCATTCAATGCGGTTAAAAAACACCTCAAAAACGGAGGTTTATTCCTGTTAGATTGTTTCAATCCGAATATCCAATATATAGTTGAAGGTGAGAAAGAGCAGAAAGAAATTGCCGGATATACAACTGAAGACGGAAGAGAAGTACTGATAAAGCAGACAATGCGATATGAAAATAAAACGCAGGTAAATCGCATAGAATGGCATTATTATATCAATGGTGAGTTCGATTCTATTCAAAATCTGGATATGAGAATGTTCTTCCCTCAAGAATTAGATTCATATTTGGAACGGAATGGTTTTGATATTATTCACAAGTATGGAGGGTTTGAAGAAGAACCATTTGATGATAAATCGGAAAAACAGGCATTTGTTTGTAGATAA
- a CDS encoding CDGSH iron-sulfur domain-containing protein, translated as MNTQDPKKVKVLENGPYEVTGNVPLNQLGYLYNENGASTGYEHIRTFPLQETYHLCRCGRSKNKPYCDGSHLQGFYGKETATHRSYEQTALFTEGKRINMLDAQNLCAVARFCDTNGTTWDLVQEGDDEETVETVIRQCSDCPSGRLTAVTKDGKRIEPNLPQEISILEDTVAETHGPIWLKGGISIEDANGRPYAVRNRVTLCRCGKSRNKPFCDARHMEDRAGNTEEIPE; from the coding sequence ATGAACACACAAGATCCGAAAAAAGTAAAAGTGTTGGAAAATGGCCCTTACGAGGTAACGGGAAATGTGCCACTCAACCAATTGGGCTATCTATACAATGAAAACGGAGCATCGACAGGTTATGAGCATATCAGGACTTTCCCATTACAAGAGACCTATCATTTGTGCCGGTGCGGGAGATCGAAAAATAAGCCCTACTGTGATGGCTCTCATTTGCAGGGATTTTATGGAAAAGAAACCGCCACCCACCGCTCGTATGAGCAAACAGCCCTATTTACGGAAGGTAAACGTATAAATATGCTCGATGCACAGAATCTATGTGCAGTAGCCCGTTTCTGTGATACCAATGGCACCACGTGGGATTTGGTGCAAGAGGGCGACGATGAAGAAACCGTAGAGACTGTTATCCGGCAGTGTTCTGATTGTCCCAGTGGACGCCTCACAGCCGTAACTAAAGACGGGAAAAGGATAGAACCCAACCTTCCTCAGGAAATAAGTATTCTGGAAGATACGGTAGCCGAAACACACGGGCCTATCTGGCTGAAAGGAGGTATCAGTATCGAAGATGCTAATGGGCGCCCGTATGCCGTGCGCAACAGAGTAACACTTTGCCGTTGCGGAAAATCGCGGAACAAACCGTTTTGTGATGCCCGCCATATGGAAGATAGAGCAGGAAACACGGAAGAAATACCTGAATAA
- a CDS encoding DUF4890 domain-containing protein — translation MKKLVLFLTIALFATSGVFAQQRQRSTPEERAKRQTETLVKELSLTEDQQKKVYEINLKFAQPLADQSKETDREKLRTQFQKNLEERTAAIKAVLTEDQQKKFDEHQKKMQENRRRRN, via the coding sequence ATGAAGAAGTTAGTATTGTTTCTTACAATTGCATTGTTCGCTACAAGTGGAGTATTCGCCCAACAGAGACAACGTTCCACACCTGAAGAAAGGGCCAAAAGACAAACTGAAACACTGGTAAAGGAACTCAGTCTGACCGAAGACCAGCAAAAGAAAGTATATGAAATAAATCTGAAATTTGCCCAGCCGCTGGCCGACCAGAGCAAAGAAACCGACAGGGAAAAGCTAAGGACTCAATTCCAGAAGAATCTGGAAGAACGCACAGCCGCTATTAAGGCTGTACTGACCGAAGACCAGCAAAAGAAATTTGATGAGCATCAGAAGAAAATGCAGGAGAATCGCCGGAGAAGAAACTGA
- a CDS encoding SRPBCC domain-containing protein, protein MHNIPIIIEEIYPMPLPNVWKAITDKNQMKEWYFTIEDFDLREGAEFNFTVSFEDAIYHHRCVIKEIVPQKRFSHTWTHPSQSNGESVVTWDLQAVDNGTKVTLTHTGVENFADAGADFSRENYVAGWEEILGTSLRNFLSK, encoded by the coding sequence ATGCATAATATCCCCATTATTATAGAAGAGATTTATCCGATGCCTTTACCTAATGTATGGAAGGCGATCACCGATAAAAACCAGATGAAAGAATGGTATTTCACCATCGAAGACTTTGATCTCAGAGAAGGTGCCGAGTTTAATTTTACTGTATCCTTCGAAGATGCTATCTATCACCACCGTTGCGTGATAAAAGAAATTGTTCCGCAAAAAAGATTCAGCCACACATGGACGCATCCCTCACAGAGCAATGGCGAATCGGTAGTCACATGGGATTTACAGGCTGTGGACAATGGCACTAAAGTCACCCTCACGCACACAGGTGTGGAAAACTTTGCCGATGCCGGAGCTGACTTCTCCCGCGAAAACTATGTGGCTGGCTGGGAGGAAATATTAGGAACATCCCTTAGGAATTTTCTATCAAAATAA
- a CDS encoding DUF4377 domain-containing protein, whose protein sequence is MKQAKLLSLFLFVFMSLTIIASCSDSDDKREIREFQLTVASVKPLMFISDHYSPYFVKYEGENEWKTFPYITNFTLTEGYEYVIKVRSERVVFEDMEGGSPYEITLLEEISKTQKVSENIPPQRGYFVIGSKKTGDENNPYYTRELGKGYWVKFPGILEGFDYEEGYEYIVELDCQFNGSTDINKYLFSFVKIQHKDKTDSVNLPS, encoded by the coding sequence ATGAAACAAGCAAAACTACTGAGTTTATTTTTATTTGTCTTTATGTCTCTGACTATTATCGCTTCCTGTAGCGATAGTGACGACAAAAGAGAGATAAGGGAGTTTCAACTTACCGTTGCGTCTGTAAAGCCACTGATGTTTATCTCAGATCATTACAGCCCTTATTTTGTAAAGTATGAAGGGGAAAACGAATGGAAAACTTTTCCTTATATCACTAATTTTACTCTTACGGAAGGATATGAGTATGTGATAAAAGTAAGGAGCGAAAGGGTTGTCTTTGAAGATATGGAAGGAGGCTCGCCCTACGAAATCACACTGTTGGAAGAAATATCGAAAACACAGAAAGTTTCTGAAAATATACCTCCGCAAAGGGGCTATTTTGTAATTGGATCGAAAAAGACGGGCGATGAAAACAATCCATACTACACACGGGAATTAGGAAAGGGCTATTGGGTTAAATTTCCCGGCATTCTCGAAGGCTTCGATTATGAAGAGGGCTATGAATATATAGTAGAGCTCGACTGTCAGTTTAACGGCTCTACGGATATTAATAAATATTTATTCAGCTTTGTGAAAATACAACACAAGGATAAGACCGATTCTGTAAACTTACCGTCGTAG
- a CDS encoding VOC family protein — translation MATKTNPVVWFEIYVNDMARARKFYETVLAKELSDMPMEGETDYNMAMFPMADDMDAPNASGALVWMKNVKAGGNSTVVYFGCDDCSVEESRVVAAGGQIHQPKFSIGEYGFITLAVDTEGNIFGLHSEK, via the coding sequence ATGGCAACAAAGACAAATCCCGTAGTATGGTTTGAAATTTATGTAAACGATATGGCCCGTGCCCGCAAATTTTATGAAACAGTACTGGCCAAGGAACTGAGCGATATGCCGATGGAAGGCGAGACGGACTACAACATGGCAATGTTTCCCATGGCAGACGATATGGATGCCCCCAATGCTTCCGGAGCGCTGGTGTGGATGAAGAACGTGAAAGCCGGAGGCAACAGCACGGTAGTGTATTTTGGGTGCGATGACTGCTCTGTGGAAGAGAGCCGGGTAGTAGCTGCAGGAGGACAGATACACCAACCAAAATTTTCGATAGGGGAATATGGCTTTATTACGCTTGCTGTAGATACCGAAGGGAATATCTTCGGGCTGCACTCTGAGAAGTAA
- a CDS encoding GNAT family N-acetyltransferase gives MEIRKITEYKEEFMDLLLLADEQESMIRRYLQRGELLALYDADLKTVCVVTQEDENTCEIKNIATYEKEQAKGYGSYMIRYVIDNYRDKCDVLLVGTGDDNKTLSFYKKHGFVYSHTVKNFFIDNYDHEMFENGKQLRDMIYLKVDVSAQ, from the coding sequence ATGGAAATAAGAAAGATAACAGAATACAAAGAAGAGTTTATGGACTTGTTGCTATTGGCCGATGAGCAAGAAAGTATGATTCGCAGATATCTGCAAAGAGGAGAATTACTGGCTCTGTATGACGCAGATCTGAAAACGGTGTGCGTGGTAACACAAGAAGATGAAAACACATGCGAAATCAAGAATATTGCAACTTACGAAAAAGAACAGGCCAAAGGATACGGAAGTTATATGATAAGGTATGTAATTGATAACTACAGAGATAAATGTGATGTACTTTTGGTTGGAACAGGCGACGACAATAAAACATTATCATTTTACAAAAAACATGGTTTTGTTTATTCGCATACGGTAAAAAACTTTTTCATAGACAACTACGACCACGAAATGTTTGAAAACGGGAAACAGCTAAGAGATATGATTTATTTAAAAGTAGATGTATCTGCGCAATGA